The following DNA comes from Thermodesulfobacteriota bacterium.
CATGATCTTTAAAAGTATAAAAAATATTTCGCCAGCGCTTGAAAAGCCGAACCAGTGATAAACCGGTGGCCATAATTAAACCGATGACCCATAACAGTACAAATATGATAATGCCGCCTGCAGAATTGGAATATTGTATCACATATGTTTTAAACCAGGTTCCGGCAATGCCGCCGGCTGAAAATTTGCTTCCGAAAATCAGGTAACTGCTTTGTTTAAGCGCAAAAAGGCTTCCTGACGTTATAATAAGTAAAATGCCACCAATGATGGTCAGCACCACCGCTTTGCCTTGTTGATCACTGAAAAAATGAATACTCAAAAGAAGGAATAAGAGGGGAATCCAAAAAACACCCAGGCCAAATAATGTGACCAGAATACCTGATAAATGAGCACCAAGCACACCGAACAGATTGTGGATTTCACCCTTCGCCCCGGGGTGGAAAATTGAAGGGTCGCCAGGACTGTATGAAACCAGACTGATCAAAGTGAAAACAACTACAAAAAAAAGCAGTATTCCGATAATTTCCTTACGCATATTTGTTCCGGGTTTCGGGTTACAGGTTGCGCGTTACGGGGTGCGGGTTGGGTGTTATGAAAAAGGATTGTTTTCAATTAACAGGTCACCACACGTAACCCGCAACTCGTAACACAATCTTTCAACATAGGAGCAACATCAAGTCTGAGATCGACAATAATTTTTGGTGTTGCTGCAGCCAGCGCCTAAAACCTTTTTACACTTCAATAATAAACGGGAGTATAACCGGGCGGCGCCCTATGGTAAAGAAAAAATAGTTTTTTAAGTCTGATTGCATTTTTGATCGTATTTTGTCAATCCTATCCGGAACGTCCGGACCGATTTCTTCGATAATTTCCAGAATAACACATTGCGCATCTTCCACAAGATGGCCGGTTTCGGTTTCAAACACAAAGCCTCTGGAAACAATTTCAGGTCCATAAACCACGATTCCGGTTTCTTCATCAAAAGCAATGTTTACAACCACCAGACCGTGTTCGGACAAAAGGCGTCTTTCTTTAAGCACACTTCTGCCGACATCTCCTATACCCTTGCCATCTACGAGCACGCGACCGGTGGTGACATTTTCTTCAACTCTTCCCCCGCTTTTGTCAAATTTGATGATCTGACCGTTTTGAGCCAGAATCACATTTTCATGCAGGATTCCCACCTGTTCCGCCAATCTGGCATGCAATGTCAGGTGCCGGTATTCACCATGGATCGGAATAAAATATTTTGGTTTTACCAGGTTGATCATCAGCTTCAGTTCTTCCCGAAATGCATGACCCGACACATGGATTTCAGATATTTTTTCATAAATAACGTCCGCACCACGCTTGTATAATTTATTTATGATACCGGTGATGGCTTTCTCGTTTCCAGGAATGAACTTAGAAGAGAGAATAACCGTGTCTTCTTGCTTGACCTTTATTTGCTTATGGTTTCCTGAGGCCATACGCGCAAGGGCCGACATGGGTTCTCCCTGACTACCGGTGGTTACGATTATAATTTCGTCATCGGAAAAATCACCGACCTGCTCAATGTCTATTTCCATACCGTCGGGAACGCTAAGGTATCCAAGCTTCCTTGCAATATTAACGCTTATCTCTATACTCCTCCCACTGAACACAATCTTTTTTTCTCTTTCCTGCGCAATATTTACAATATGTTGTATCCGAGTAATGTTTGAAGCAAAAAGCGCAATAATAATGCGCCCTTTTTTCCCCTCCATGATCCTTGCCAAAGTGTCGCTGATCTCTCTGTCGGAAATGGTATATCCTTCTTTTTCCACGTTTGTAGAATCAGAAAGCAACGCCAGCACCCCTTCCTCTCCACACCGGGCAAAGCGGTTCACATCAGTGGTCATTCCGTCAAGAGAGCTGTGGCTTATTTTAAAATCGCCCGTATGAACAATGAGTCCAATAGGGGTATTGATGGCAAGACCGACTCCGTCCACAACACTGTGGCCCACGCGGATGAATTCAATCTCAAAGGCGCCCAGCTTAAGTTTTTCTCCTGGAAAAATTTCATGTAATGCGGCAGAGGAAAGGAGTTTTTTTTCTTCAAGCTTGTGACGTACAAGTCCCAGGGTAAACGGAGTCCCGAAAACCGGTGCATGAATCTCTTTCAGCAGATAAGAAAGCGCGCCGATGTGATCTTCATGGCCATGGGTTAAAATAATACCAGACACCTTGAGTCGGCTTTGCTTTAAATAATCCATATCAGGGATTACATAATCGATCCCCAGCATATAGTCTTCGGGAAACATCAGGCCGACATCCACCACAAAAAGTGTTTCTTCATATTCAAACACCATCATGTTTAGGCCGATTTCACCCAGTCCCCCAAGAGGAATAATTTTAAGTGGCACTACTTTTCCTTTTTCCCTTCATAAAATGAATGACACATAATGTCTTTTACTTTATCCATAAGATCGTCTTTGGTTTTTCTTGTATATTCAGAAGTTTCGATCGGTTGCAATACTTCAAGGATTACATTTCCGGGCATGATTCTAAGGGTGTTTTTTGGCATGATTGACCAGGTACCATGAATGATGACGGGAATAATCGATACCCCGGAATCAACAGTTAAAACAAACCCCCCCTTTTTAAAGCTCCTGATTTTTCCGTCAAGACTTCTGGTTCCCTCGGGAAAAATTAAAACCGATACACCGTTTCTGATTGTATCAGCCGCTTTTTCAAGGCTTCTAAAGGCAGATTTCCGATTTGATCGGTCGATGCTGATATAGCCGCACCCTCGCATGGCGCGTCCGAAAAGCGGTATTCTAAAAAGCTCTGCCTTTGCCAGCCATCTGAACTGGGCAGGAAGGCATCCCAACAGTACCGGTATATCAAAATTGCTCTGGTGGTTTGGCATAAAAATGTAGGACTTGGCAGGATCAATATTATGAACGCCTTTGACTGTGACTTTTATGCGACTCACCCAGAGAATCGATTTGCCCCAGAATCTTGCAATGATATGGGGGAAATTTCCTTTTTGACTGAAAAAGGATGATATGATCGCCACAATTCCCAAAAAAAATGTGGCAAAAACAATCCAGATAAAAATAATCAGAGTTCGTATCATGTTATTATTTCAAGTTTATCAAAGAAGTCATCCACCAAGCCGATCAGCCAGCCTATCTGCTTTTCGGTGGCATACCCGATGCAGTCGCATCGCACTCTGTTTTTTGTACGAATAAGCAGTTCGCAGGCCAACATATCAGATTTAAGCTCCACGGCAAAATAAAAGGGCTGACATTCGGTATGTTCGGCTTGAGTATCTGTAAGGTTCTCCTGTTCTAAAGGGATCCAATAAATGCCGTCGATATCGTTAGAATGGAAGTTTTGATCCAGATATGTCTTTAGTTTTTTAAAATCATCCGGCCTTAGCTCATCAATGACATATTGTTTCATAATCCCTACTGCTATCACAGATCATTATAACTGACAAGATGTATGAAAAAGAAAAATTCTCTCTGTTGACCCCGTTACTAAAATAGTTTACAAGTAAATCCAACTATTTTGGCACAAAAAAGGAGTTTTTTATGCTCGGACTTGAGAGATCCATAAAATTCTATTCGGCAATAATCATATTACTGGTAGTCTTTTTTTCAGGGCAGGCCATTGCGGCTATGGTAAGTCTTTCTTCAGGCAAAAAATTAGATCTTACATCCCGTCAGGTTGAACTGCTAAAGGAGCAGCAAGGCATTTATTTTTTTCACTATCCACCGAGGAGAATTATAAGCGGCAATCTTCAGTACTGGGTATTCATAGAAATACCCCAAGAATTTGGCGGTGGATTTCTTATCGGCAAACCGGATAAAGTGACTGCTGCCATAAACGCTGTGAGTAACGAAAAAGAAGCCGTAGAAACTGATCCGTTCGTAGTTCAAACCAGGAAAGCAGGCTCTTGGTTTCAAAGCGAATTCCTGTTAAGCACAGGTTACAGGGTCGATGACCTTGACTGGAATATCGCAGGGGATATTAACGGAAATAATCCCAATATCTTATCTGAACTAACCTGGAATAATCTGGAAAGCTTTCAGCTTAAAATGGCCAACAAAACCAGTTTCCAACAACGGTTGATGCTTCGTGGTTCGTTGGATTACAGCTGGATTTTTGATGGTGAAAATCAGGACTCAGATTATTTTGGAGATAATCGTACGTTAGAGTTCTCACGCTCAAACAACAATTCGGATGAAGGAAATATGCTGGATGCATCTTTTGGGGTTGGCTGGCAATTTACATTTGGCCGCAGCGATTTTGTGATGGCTCCTGTCATCGGCTATTCCTATCATGAGCAAAACCTGACCATCACCGATGGATTTCAGACGATTCCACCATCCGGTCCTTTTCCAGGGCTGGACAGCACCTATGAAACAGAATGGAAAGGACCATGGATAGGTGTGGACTTAACTTTCAGAACCGATGAAAAAAGCAACATAACGCCTGAAATTGAAACGGTCATAAGCCTGGAATACCACTGGGCGGATTATTATGCTGAGGCGGACTGGAACCTTAGGGCCGATTTTGAGCATCCCAAGAGCTTTGAGCATGAAGCGGACGCTCAGGGGATTATTTTTTCAGCGATTATTAAATTTCTTTTGGATGATCACTGGGGGGTAAACGTAAACCTGGATTATCAAGACTGGTCCACCGATGAGGGAACTATTCGGTTTTTTAACGCTGACGGGACAAGACCCATACAACGCCTAAACGAAGTCAACTGGTCATCATACGCCATCATGGCAGGTATTGTATATCAATTTTAACCATCTGGTAAATCCCGCTATGTGGGACTGCGTTGAGCTGCATTTCGTAATCATTCAACATACGAAAAGTGCATTTTATGATTAAAATTTGCACGCTTTTTTTATCACGCTGCTTTTTAGCGGGTTAATTTGAACTTATCGCCGGGTTTTCCACAGCAGACCTTAAAAGATGGCCTGTTATTATCATGATTCAATCTTCGGGCAGGTCTTGCAAACAAGAAAAGCATACATGGGATGTGATACCCTGATCCTTTTACCAAGCAAAGGACCAGGGGAAATTTTTTTAAAGTGATTAAATTTCTTCTACGGTGATTGCTCCCGCTTCACAAACCTCAACACAACTTTCACAACCCAGGCATTCTTCGGCATTCACAGGAACCGACTTATCATCCTGCATCTCAAATACTTCAACAGGGCAAACATCGACACATTCTTCACAACCTTCGCATTTTTCTTCATCAACAGTGGGGTTAAAAGCCATTTTGAAAAGCCTCCTTTCTAAAAAAATTAATCTATGGTTATATCTTCAACCATTATATCCGCTATCGGGAAAAAGCCTTATACTAATTAATAAGGCTAGTCAAGCCTTCTTGTGTTTTTTTTTGTTGAAAAATAAAAGGGCTTGGATTAATTAAATAAATAGATATATCAAAGGGATACGCAAAGTCATGATGTCAGGGCGAAAAAGCCGAATCATTTATTTAGAAGCCATATTCTGTCAGGCAGAAAAACCGATATGTCCGATTAAAGTGTTTTTCAAACCAACTTGACCTTTTTCAATTTTTTCACAGCTAGAATCAACGTCGGTAAAACGGGAAAAATATTCTCCCGGCAATGTTGCTGGTACCACATATAAAGATAATGAAACTTTTGTGTTGCATTTTGATGCATCAAGACCGAGGGTAAAAGGATGGCCTTTCACCGGCTGTGAACTTTCCGCAATTCGATTAAGATATTCCATCATGTCTTCGGGATATTTTATCGGTTTTTCAAGCTGGTTTTCCACCATTGGGATGGCGTCAATGGAAAGCACACTTTTCGCTTCAGGCGTTTTTTCCAAAAGATGATCGATTGCCTGTCGGCTGCTGGTGACAAAAAGCCCGCAGTTTTCACCCATCCGTGACCTCGGATCGCGACACATCAATAAGGCCCATGCCGCGATACGTTCCGCTATCATATGATCATCATCCGTCAGACAACCGGTTTTAAATGTGTCCTGATAGCCGGGTACCAAAGGTGAAGGCCCATCTTCTCCCTGCAAACTTTTCATTAAATCCACCCGGGCGGTTTCAACCGAGGCGATATCCTGTACTACTTTATCGTTTTGCATGTCAAAATTCTGGGCAATACTTAAAAATATCCTGGCATTAAAAACAGAATCGGACATTGTTCGGTCCGGGCTTTCATCAGCAATATGTTTAATATCCGCCTTGATTTGAGATGTGGATGTATCGTTAAAAAAGGGGATCTTGTTTTTTCTGGTTTTTACAAAGTCGAGTTGTCCCCCTCTGCTTCCCTGGTGAAGGTTTGCCCATGCATCATACTCCTTTAAAATCACCGACAATTTTTCCTCGTCTTTTTTTACTGGAATTCGAATGTCCAGCATATCATACTCGGCCAGTTGGTGTGATTCTTCGGGGATATTTTTACTCGAGGGATGATAAACAATTGTTTTTCCGAAGCAGGCATGCAGGGCTTCAGCCACCGGTTTTGAAATATATGTAAAAGGAAAATATATCGGTTTCATTGGTTGTAAGCGTTCCCAGTTGTCGGTTCACAGTTCACGGTTTTCTCAATGAACGATGCAACAACTCATGTATTTTGCATATTGATCTCAATTCTTAAATTAATTTTTTAAATCTTCGAAAAAGGGCCACATAATTCTCTTATACTTTTTATTTTTTCAACTGTGAACTGTATAACCGGTAACCGTAAACGATTACCATTTATTAATTTTCCGGTCTTGAACAGCAACCCCCATGGATTTTAGTTTATCACGCAATTTATCGGCCAGTTCCCAGTTCTTTTCCGACCTTGCTTTTTCTCTTTGCGCCATAATCTGTTCCACCTTTGAATCGGAAACGGCATCTTGAAAATCAAATATTTTCAATACAGAATCTATTTTGCGGAAAGCAGCCTCTATTTTGGCTGCATCATCCGGATCTATTTTCTTATTCGAGATCAGAACGTTGACCTGTTTAACCGCTTTAAAAATAGAGGCCATGGCTGCAGAGATATTCAAATCATCATCCATGGCGCTGTTAAAGCCTTTCTTTATGTCATACAAAAGCTGTTGAAGTTCTAAACAATGTTTACCTTCATGAACGTTATGAAGGTTGCGGATGAAGGTATCAAGCCTTTTCAGCGATCGTCCGGCATCTTCGAGCCTTTCTGTTGAAAAAATGACATGTTTTCGATAATGGCTTGAACACAGCCAGTACCTGATTTGTCTTCCCCCATAACCCATATCCTTCAGGTCTTTAAGTGTAAGACCGGTGCCCTTGGTGTCCACCTTCTTGCCGTTTACCAGCACCCGGTCACAATGTATCCAATATTTTGCCGGGGTTTTGCCGGCCGCTGCACCGGCAATGGCAATGATGTTTTCATGATGGGGAAATACAAGCTCACGGCTGCTGGTATGAATATCATAGCTTTCTCCAAGATATTTCGTGGATATGGCCGCACACTGCATATGCCATGAAGGACGTACATTGCCCCAGTCTGTTTGGGTATAAATTCCCCTTTTAAGCTCTGAAAGCCTGGATCGCTTAAAAAGGGTGAAATCCCGTGGATTATCTTTTTCATACTCATCAAGATCAACGGTTGCGCCCAGTTTAATCTTATTCAGATCAATACCCGACAGCCGGCCGTATTGGGAAAATCGCGAAATGTCAAAATATAAACTTCGCAGCTTTTCATATGCAAACCCTTTTTGGGTCAGCCTTTCAGCAAGAGAAACCATATCATTGATGTGTTCACTCGCCCTGGGATATTTTTCCGCCGGTTTGATTCCGAGTGCGTCCAGATCGTCTTTAAACGCTCGTATGTGTTTTTCGGTAAATTCTGAAAGCTTTTTGCCCGCCTGTTCGGAGCCATGGATGGTTTTATCGTCCAGGTCTGTGATGTTAAGAATGTGTTTGACTTCATAGCCCCTGTATTCAAGATAACGACAGAGAAGATCGGAAAACACAAACCGTCGTATTTCCCCCACATGCATCCTCGCATGAGCAGTGGGACCGCACGAATACATGGAGACCTTCCCCGGCACATGGGGTTCAAAAGGCTCCTTTTTCCTGCTTAAGGTGTTAAATAAGTTCAGTTTGATCTTATCCTTTACTGCAAAAAGCGGAGTGCTCAGGTATCGTTCCCCGTTATCCGGCAATATCACAACCACCGTGCCGTTAGTCATGGTCGCAGCCTCTTTCAGCGCTCCAACCATAGCCGCTCCGCTGCTCATCCCCACAAAAATACCCTCTTGTTTTGCCAGCCGTCTGGTCATCTCAAAGGCCTCTTCATCATCAACATTTATTTTTTTGTCCAGACGGTTTTTTTCAAAAATTTCAGGGCGGTATGCCTCTTTCATATTTTTTAGACCCTGGATCTTATGACCCAGGTAGGGTTCGACACCGACGATATTTATAGCCGAATTGTATTCTTTCAGTCTCCTGGAAACGCCCATGAGGGTTCCGGATGTGCCCATGGTGGCGACCAGTACGGAAACTTTTCTGTCAGTCTGCTTCCAAACCTCCATGGCTGTGGTTGAATAGTGCGCCTTCCAGTTGGCTTCATTATTAAATTGATCCGTCATAAAGTAGGTCTCGGGATTTTTCCGCACGAGCCTGTAGACCTCTTCAATGGCGCCATCCGTCCCCAGGTGACCTGGAGTTAAAAGGATATCCGCACCACGGGCTTTTAATATTTTCTGTCTTTCCACACTGACTGATTCGGACATGGCAAGCAAAAGCTTATATCCCTTAACAGAACAAACAAGCGCAAGACCGATTCCGGTGTTTCCGCTTGTGGCTTCAATTACCGTTTTGCCGGAAGTAAGCAGTCCTGATTTTTCACCCTCTTCAATCATAAACAGCGCTGCCCTGTCCTTAATCGAACCGCCGGGATTGAAATATTCCAGCTTTGCAAGGATCTTCACTTTCGGGTTGGGATTGAGGTTCCTTATTTCAACAAGAGGTGTGTTGCCGATGGCATCCAGAATTGAATGGCTCATATGGTAAAAGTCCTGTGTGATATGAGTTACGGGTTATGTGTTACGCGTTGCGGATTACGGGTTTCCAATGGGATGGTTTCCTTTTTTATATCTCGTAACACGCAACTCGCAACATCAGCTTTCAACTTAAAAACCACATGTTGGCTGAGATCCGCAACAAATTTATGATATTGCCAAACACCCATGCCTAAATTAAAGCCAGTACCTTCTCGATTGCCAGCTGAACTTTATTTTTTTCCTCAGACGCATCGATCACTCGAAATCTTTGGGGTTCAAGTCGTGCAAGCTCAAGATAACCTGCTCGGATTTTTTGGTGAAAGGAAAGCGCTTCTTTTTCAAACCGTGTTTCATCCCCGTTCCTTGAGCCGTTATCGATCTGCTTCCAGGCTCGTGAAAGACCGATTTCAGGTAAAACGTCAAGAAGGAAGGTTATATCCGGCTTTAATCCTTTGAGGACCAGCTCATGTAGCCGGGCAATCAGCTTTATATCAAGGCCCCTTGCATAACCCTGATAAACCAAGGTGGCATCAAAATAGCGATCACATATAATGGTTTTGCCTTCATCTAAAGCCGGTTTTATTAATTGGTTTACATGCTGAACCCGGTCTGAAAAGTATAGAAGAAGCTCGGTCATCGGTTCCATTCCTTTACTTTCGGGATCAAGCAGAATTGACCTGATTTTTTCTCCGATCCTGGTGCCGCCCGGCTCTCTAGTAACGACACAATCATGACCCCTATTTCCCAGAAAACGATTGATATGGTTTATCTGAGTCGTTTTTCCCGAACCTTCTATTCCTTCAAGTGTAATAAACATAGTCGATTTGCCTACAATTTAACGTATCAGCTTTAGTTAGCAGCAACTTCTTTTAGTTTCATGCGATATTGCTGCGGGTTACGCGTTACGAGTTGCGTGTTGCCTGCCTGTACGTGTCCGCATACAGACAGACGAGATGTTAAACGGAAATAATTTTTATATCCCGTACCCCGTAACTCGCAACCCGTAACACTTACGTGATAACCAAACAAATAAGTTTAAAAAGACGCATTCCCGTAAGCGATAACTGTAGTTGTAAGGTTAATCCCCCTTCCCTCGGTAAAAATGACGCCCAAGCAGGCGATGATATGAGGTCCACGATTCATTCGGATCTTCTGTAGCCATAAAATCGCGAATGCCATTTACCTTGGCATCGATTTCATCGATGTAGTTCAATAAAACAGCCTCTATTGTTTTGGGCGGCTCCGGTGAGCCGAATTCTCTTGTCCCGTGATGACTGATGATCATATGCCTCAGCAAAACGGCCTGGTCCGGTGGGAAATCTTCAATGGCTTCGAGTTTTTCATCCAATATCATCACCCCGATAACAATATGGCTAAGGAGCCGGCCTTCGTCTGAATAGTCGATACTATATTTATAGTTAAATTCCCCGATCTTGCCGATATCATGAAGTATTGCCCCTGCAAGCAAAAGGTCCCGGTCAACGCCGCTGTAATGTCCGGCTATTCTGTCAGCCAGAAGCGCCATGGACAATGTATGCTCAAGGAGGCCACCGATATAGGCATGGTGCATTTTTTTTGCTGCCGGAGCGGTTTTAAATTTACGGACAAAATCCATGTCATTAAAGAACGCTTCAAAAAGCTTTTTTATATGCCCTGCTTCCATGGAAGCCACGATTTTTAGAAGGCGCAGGAACATTTTATCGATATCACGACGTGTGGCTGGGAGAAAATCAGAGGGGTTGGTCGAATCTGCTGGAATGGTGGTCATATTTTTCACCACGAATTGAAGCACCCCCTTGTATTCGGAAACCGAACCTTTAGCCTGCACAAAGTCACCGGAGGTTGTGGCTGCGGATATCTCATCAACCCTGTCCCATATTACCCCCTTTAGACGGCCGGTTTTATCGGATAGGGTGATATTTAGAAAATTATTCCCATCCCGTTTTTGAGCCATTGCTTTTTCTGATAATACAAAAATATCTTCCACCAAATCTCCGGCCCTTAAATCCTTGATAAATAGTTTTTTCATAATTCAATATTCCAGTTTTTTAGGTCTTGAAGTACACTGTAATCCGTCATATCGCATTTAATGGGAGTGATGGAAATAAAATTGTGGCAAATAGCGGCTGAATCAACATCAGGATTATTATCGTGAAACCGGTAATCACACCCCTGCCAGTAGTATGTGTGGTTTCTCGGATCAACCCGTTTTTCAAAATATTCGGAAAAAAATTGAATTCCCTGCCTGCTGAAGCGTAGGCCGGCGGTCTCTTTCATCGGAAGGTCAGGTATATTCACATTAAGAAATGTTCCAAAGGGAAGCTCTTTTTCAAACACTTTTCTAGATAGCACTTCTATAAAAGCGGCCGCATCATCATAGTGGTTGACTTCAGGTCCTTGTATGGACACTGAAATGGCAGTCATCCCGTATAATGCGGCCTCTTTGGCTGCTGCCACAGTCCCTGAATAGTTAATATTAACACCTACGTTTGCGCCTGGATTTATTCCGGAAATGACGATATCCGGTTTTTCATCAAGAATTTCCAGAACACCGAGTTTAATGCAATCTGTCGGAGTTCCG
Coding sequences within:
- a CDS encoding ribonuclease J → MPLKIIPLGGLGEIGLNMMVFEYEETLFVVDVGLMFPEDYMLGIDYVIPDMDYLKQSRLKVSGIILTHGHEDHIGALSYLLKEIHAPVFGTPFTLGLVRHKLEEKKLLSSAALHEIFPGEKLKLGAFEIEFIRVGHSVVDGVGLAINTPIGLIVHTGDFKISHSSLDGMTTDVNRFARCGEEGVLALLSDSTNVEKEGYTISDREISDTLARIMEGKKGRIIIALFASNITRIQHIVNIAQEREKKIVFSGRSIEISVNIARKLGYLSVPDGMEIDIEQVGDFSDDEIIIVTTGSQGEPMSALARMASGNHKQIKVKQEDTVILSSKFIPGNEKAITGIINKLYKRGADVIYEKISEIHVSGHAFREELKLMINLVKPKYFIPIHGEYRHLTLHARLAEQVGILHENVILAQNGQIIKFDKSGGRVEENVTTGRVLVDGKGIGDVGRSVLKERRLLSEHGLVVVNIAFDEETGIVVYGPEIVSRGFVFETETGHLVEDAQCVILEIIEEIGPDVPDRIDKIRSKMQSDLKNYFFFTIGRRPVILPFIIEV
- a CDS encoding lysophospholipid acyltransferase family protein: MIRTLIIFIWIVFATFFLGIVAIISSFFSQKGNFPHIIARFWGKSILWVSRIKVTVKGVHNIDPAKSYIFMPNHQSNFDIPVLLGCLPAQFRWLAKAELFRIPLFGRAMRGCGYISIDRSNRKSAFRSLEKAADTIRNGVSVLIFPEGTRSLDGKIRSFKKGGFVLTVDSGVSIIPVIIHGTWSIMPKNTLRIMPGNVILEVLQPIETSEYTRKTKDDLMDKVKDIMCHSFYEGKKEK
- a CDS encoding ferredoxin — encoded protein: MAFNPTVDEEKCEGCEECVDVCPVEVFEMQDDKSVPVNAEECLGCESCVEVCEAGAITVEEI
- the cysS gene encoding cysteine--tRNA ligase, which encodes MSHSILDAIGNTPLVEIRNLNPNPKVKILAKLEYFNPGGSIKDRAALFMIEEGEKSGLLTSGKTVIEATSGNTGIGLALVCSVKGYKLLLAMSESVSVERQKILKARGADILLTPGHLGTDGAIEEVYRLVRKNPETYFMTDQFNNEANWKAHYSTTAMEVWKQTDRKVSVLVATMGTSGTLMGVSRRLKEYNSAINIVGVEPYLGHKIQGLKNMKEAYRPEIFEKNRLDKKINVDDEEAFEMTRRLAKQEGIFVGMSSGAAMVGALKEAATMTNGTVVVILPDNGERYLSTPLFAVKDKIKLNLFNTLSRKKEPFEPHVPGKVSMYSCGPTAHARMHVGEIRRFVFSDLLCRYLEYRGYEVKHILNITDLDDKTIHGSEQAGKKLSEFTEKHIRAFKDDLDALGIKPAEKYPRASEHINDMVSLAERLTQKGFAYEKLRSLYFDISRFSQYGRLSGIDLNKIKLGATVDLDEYEKDNPRDFTLFKRSRLSELKRGIYTQTDWGNVRPSWHMQCAAISTKYLGESYDIHTSSRELVFPHHENIIAIAGAAAGKTPAKYWIHCDRVLVNGKKVDTKGTGLTLKDLKDMGYGGRQIRYWLCSSHYRKHVIFSTERLEDAGRSLKRLDTFIRNLHNVHEGKHCLELQQLLYDIKKGFNSAMDDDLNISAAMASIFKAVKQVNVLISNKKIDPDDAAKIEAAFRKIDSVLKIFDFQDAVSDSKVEQIMAQREKARSEKNWELADKLRDKLKSMGVAVQDRKINKW
- the tmk gene encoding dTMP kinase, translated to MFITLEGIEGSGKTTQINHINRFLGNRGHDCVVTREPGGTRIGEKIRSILLDPESKGMEPMTELLLYFSDRVQHVNQLIKPALDEGKTIICDRYFDATLVYQGYARGLDIKLIARLHELVLKGLKPDITFLLDVLPEIGLSRAWKQIDNGSRNGDETRFEKEALSFHQKIRAGYLELARLEPQRFRVIDASEEKNKVQLAIEKVLALI
- a CDS encoding HD domain-containing protein; its protein translation is MKKLFIKDLRAGDLVEDIFVLSEKAMAQKRDGNNFLNITLSDKTGRLKGVIWDRVDEISAATTSGDFVQAKGSVSEYKGVLQFVVKNMTTIPADSTNPSDFLPATRRDIDKMFLRLLKIVASMEAGHIKKLFEAFFNDMDFVRKFKTAPAAKKMHHAYIGGLLEHTLSMALLADRIAGHYSGVDRDLLLAGAILHDIGKIGEFNYKYSIDYSDEGRLLSHIVIGVMILDEKLEAIEDFPPDQAVLLRHMIISHHGTREFGSPEPPKTIEAVLLNYIDEIDAKVNGIRDFMATEDPNESWTSYHRLLGRHFYRGKGD
- the surE gene encoding 5'/3'-nucleotidase SurE, which codes for MKVLLTNDDGIHAKGLWALYKRFAGDHEVTVIAPDRERSAVGHGITLNEPLRTTHVEVNGGYEGYAISGTPTDCIKLGVLEILDEKPDIVISGINPGANVGVNINYSGTVAAAKEAALYGMTAISVSIQGPEVNHYDDAAAFIEVLSRKVFEKELPFGTFLNVNIPDLPMKETAGLRFSRQGIQFFSEYFEKRVDPRNHTYYWQGCDYRFHDNNPDVDSAAICHNFISITPIKCDMTDYSVLQDLKNWNIEL